A single region of the Phyllostomus discolor isolate MPI-MPIP mPhyDis1 chromosome 14, mPhyDis1.pri.v3, whole genome shotgun sequence genome encodes:
- the LOC114489534 gene encoding histone H2B type 1-K: MPEPAKSAPAPKKGSKKAVTKAQKKDGKKRKRSRKESYSVYVYKVLKQVHPDTGISSKAMGIMNSFVNDIFERIAGEASRLAHYNKRSTITSREIQTAVRLLLPGELAKHAVSEGTKAVTKYTSAK; the protein is encoded by the exons ATGCCCGAGCCGGCCAAGTCCGCGCCCGCCCCGAAGAAGGGCTCCAAGAAGGCCGTGACCAAGGCGCAGAAGAAGGACGGCAAGAAGCGCAAGCGCAGCCGCAAGGAGAGCTACTCGGTGTACGTGTACAAGGTGCTCAAGCAGGTGCACCCCGACACGGGCATCTCGTCCAAGGCCATGGGCATCATGAACTCGTTCGTGAACGACATCTTCGAGCGCATCGCGGGCGAGGCGTCGCGCCTGGCGCACTACAACAAGCGCTCGACCATCACGTCGCGGGAGATCCAGACGGCCGTGCGCCTGCTGCTGCCCGGGGAGCTGGCCAAGCACGCCGTGTCCGAGGGCACCAAGGCCGTCACCAAGTACACCAGCGCCAA gTAG
- the LOC114489501 gene encoding putative olfactory receptor 2W6 yields the protein MWSQVTERDNVSSPEGFILVGFSDRPLLELVLFVVVLTFYLLTLFGNITIILLSALDSRLHTPMYFFLANLSFLDMCFTTGSVPQMLYNLWGPDKTISYLGCATQLYFVLALGGVECVLLAVMAYDRYVAICRPLHYTVIMHPRLCGKLASVAWLSGFGNSLIMTPQTLLLPRCGHRRVDHFLCEMPALIGMACVDTMALEALAFALAIFIILAPLSLILTSYGYIARAVLAIKSAAGRKKAFNTCSSHLTVVSLFYGTIIYMYLQPANTYSQDQGKFLTLFYTIVTPSVNPLIYTLRNKDIKEAMKKVLGKGGADT from the coding sequence ATGTGGTCACAGGTGACGGAAAGGGACAATGTAAGTTCTCCTGAAGGCTTCATCCTGGTGGGCTTCTCCGACCGTCCCCTCCTGGAGCTGGTCCTTTTTGTGGTTGTCCTCACTTTCTATCTGCTGACTCTCTTTGGCAACATAACCATCATCTTGCTTTCAGCTCTGGACTCCCGGCTGCACACAcctatgtatttctttttggCCAACCTCTCGTTCCTAGACATGTGCTTCACCACAGGCTCTGTCCCTCAGATGCTCTACAACCTGTGGGGCCCCGATAAGACCATCAGCTACCTGGGCTGTGCCACCCAGCTCTACTTCGTCCTGGCCCTGGGGGGTGTGGAGTGTGTCCTCCTGGCggtcatggcctatgaccgctacgTTGCCATCTGCAGGCCCCTGCACTACACAGTCATCATGCACCCACGCCTCTGTGGGAAGCTGGCTTCCGTGGCCTGGTTGAGCGGCTTTGGCAATTCTCTCATAATGACACCCCAGACGTTGCTGTTGCCCCGCTGTGGGCACCGGCGGGTGGACCACTTTCTCTGTGAGATGCCCGCGCTCATTGGCATGGCCTGCGTCGACACCATGGCCCTGGAGGCACTGGCATTCGCTTTGGCGATCTTTATCATTCTGGCACCGCTCAGCCTCATCCTCACCTCGTATGGGTACATTGCGAGGGCTGTGCTTGCAATCAAGTCTGCTGCCGGGCGAAAGAAAGCCTTCAACACCTGCAGCTCCCACCTAACTGTTGTCTCCCTCTTCTATGGTACGATCATATACATGTACCTCCAGCCGGCAAACACTTATTCCCAGGACCAAGGCAAGTTCCTCACTCTTTTCTACACAATTGTCACTCCCAGCGTCAACCCCCTCATATACACACTGAGAAACAAAGACATCAAAGAGGCCATGAAGAAGGTTCTAGGGAAGGGGGGTGCGGACACATAG